The proteins below come from a single Saccharopolyspora sp. SCSIO 74807 genomic window:
- a CDS encoding family 2 encapsulin nanocompartment cargo protein polyprenyl transferase has translation MSTGVDGVPDTLAAGRALLDPALRAAVGTLPESMSRIVGHHFGWWDEHGAPVEAPAGKAIRPNLVLLSARAVGADAESALPAAVAVELVHNFSLLHDDVMDGDLTRRHRPTAWRVFGSGAAILAGDALLTLAADVLTASGHPAAMSGLQELNSTVLNLVDGQSADMSFERRSDVALPECLTMVSAKTASLLGCSCALGASFGGAEPERAQRLRRFGTRLGLAFQLVDDLLGIWGDPAVTGKPVHSDLRNRKKSLPVVAALNSGTAAGGELAELYERATELSEKDAVRAAELVTEAGGREWCLQRVERCEREAHEQLRLADPAPEVAAELSGLTRMLTSRKY, from the coding sequence ATGAGCACGGGAGTCGACGGCGTGCCCGACACCCTCGCGGCCGGGCGCGCCCTGCTGGACCCCGCGCTGCGTGCGGCCGTGGGCACGCTGCCGGAGTCGATGAGCCGCATCGTCGGGCACCACTTCGGCTGGTGGGACGAGCACGGCGCACCGGTGGAGGCTCCGGCGGGCAAGGCGATCCGGCCGAACCTGGTGCTGCTCTCGGCGCGTGCCGTCGGCGCGGACGCCGAGTCGGCGCTGCCCGCGGCGGTGGCCGTGGAGCTGGTGCACAACTTCTCGCTGCTGCACGACGACGTGATGGACGGCGACCTGACCCGCAGGCACCGGCCAACGGCGTGGCGGGTGTTCGGTTCGGGTGCGGCGATCCTCGCCGGTGACGCGCTGCTGACGCTGGCTGCGGATGTGCTCACCGCCAGCGGGCATCCGGCTGCGATGTCCGGGTTGCAGGAGCTCAACAGCACGGTGCTGAACCTGGTCGACGGGCAGAGCGCGGACATGTCGTTCGAGCGCCGCTCCGATGTGGCGCTGCCGGAGTGCTTGACGATGGTGAGCGCGAAAACGGCTTCGCTGCTGGGTTGCAGTTGCGCGCTCGGCGCTTCGTTCGGCGGTGCCGAGCCGGAGCGGGCGCAGCGGTTGCGGCGCTTCGGCACCCGGCTCGGCTTGGCGTTCCAGCTGGTGGACGACCTGCTTGGCATTTGGGGCGATCCGGCGGTGACCGGGAAACCGGTGCATTCGGACCTGCGGAACCGGAAGAAGTCGCTGCCGGTGGTGGCCGCGTTGAACTCCGGCACCGCGGCGGGCGGCGAACTCGCCGAGCTCTACGAGCGCGCCACCGAACTGTCCGAAAAGGACGCGGTGCGGGCGGCCGAGCTGGTGACCGAGGCCGGCGGCCGGGAATGGTGCCTGCAACGCGTCGAGCGGTGCGAGCGGGAGGCGCACGAGCAGCTGCGGCTGGCCGACCCGGCACCGGAGGTGGCGGCGGAGTTGTCCGGCTTGACCAGGATGCTCACCAGCAGGAAGTACTGA
- a CDS encoding helix-turn-helix transcriptional regulator produces the protein MRWNLRLAAANRGIWKAGELQRRLAERGLVVSAGKMSALWSGQPSSVKLDDLDVLCAVLGCEVGELLIPQPERVPPASSSADPGGAAETGESGRSGSG, from the coding sequence ATGCGGTGGAATCTGCGGCTGGCGGCGGCCAATCGCGGTATCTGGAAAGCGGGCGAACTGCAGCGCAGGCTGGCCGAGCGGGGACTGGTCGTGTCCGCGGGCAAGATGTCCGCGCTGTGGTCCGGGCAGCCCAGCAGCGTGAAGCTGGACGATTTGGACGTGCTGTGCGCGGTGCTCGGCTGCGAAGTCGGGGAACTGCTCATTCCGCAGCCGGAACGGGTGCCGCCGGCGAGCTCTTCCGCGGATCCCGGTGGTGCGGCCGAAACCGGCGAGTCCGGGCGGTCCGGTTCCGGATGA
- a CDS encoding family 2B encapsulin nanocompartment shell protein — protein sequence MTVADTGVDENERPQLSLGTAAARNLATTTKTPPQMQGVTSRWLLKMLPWTQAAGGTYRVNRRLTYTLGDGRITCTNTGSEVRVIPQELRELPLLRGFDDESALGALADRFVQQEFGPGDVIVESGQPVDQVFLLAHGKANKIGRGEYGDDTVLGVMASGEYFGAEALASADGSWKHTVKAVTGCTVLTLRHQSLQEMNAAESLRTHIQQALSDRPKPQNEHGEAEIDISSGHVGETELAGTYVDYELSPREYELSVAQTVLRVHSRVADLYNQPMNQTEQQLRLTIQALRERQEQELINNRDFGLLHNADLAQRIHTRTGPPTPDDMDELLSTVWKEPSFFLAHPRAIAAFGRECSHRGLYPQNVEFGGHHFPAWRGVPLLPCNKIGVSETRSSSIMLLRAGEQNQGVVGLHQTGIPDEYQPGLSVRFMGINESAVISYLVSTYYSAAVLTPDALGVLENVEVGRDG from the coding sequence GTGACCGTGGCGGATACGGGTGTCGATGAGAACGAGCGGCCGCAGCTGAGCCTGGGCACCGCAGCGGCGCGGAACCTGGCGACCACGACGAAGACCCCGCCGCAGATGCAGGGCGTCACCTCGCGGTGGCTGCTGAAGATGCTGCCCTGGACGCAGGCCGCAGGCGGCACCTACCGGGTCAACCGCCGGCTCACCTACACCCTCGGCGACGGCCGGATCACCTGCACCAACACCGGCAGCGAAGTCCGCGTCATCCCGCAGGAGCTGCGCGAACTGCCGCTGCTGCGCGGGTTCGACGACGAGTCGGCGCTGGGCGCGCTCGCGGACCGCTTCGTGCAGCAGGAGTTCGGCCCCGGCGACGTGATCGTCGAGTCCGGGCAACCGGTGGACCAGGTGTTCCTGCTCGCGCACGGCAAGGCCAACAAGATCGGCCGCGGGGAGTACGGCGACGACACCGTGCTCGGCGTGATGGCCAGCGGGGAGTACTTCGGCGCGGAGGCGCTGGCCTCCGCGGACGGCTCGTGGAAGCACACCGTCAAGGCCGTGACCGGCTGCACCGTGCTCACCCTGCGGCACCAGAGCCTGCAGGAGATGAACGCGGCGGAGTCGCTGCGCACGCACATCCAGCAGGCGCTGAGCGACCGGCCGAAGCCGCAGAACGAGCACGGCGAGGCCGAGATCGACATCAGCTCCGGGCACGTCGGCGAGACCGAACTCGCCGGCACCTACGTGGATTACGAGCTCTCGCCGCGGGAGTACGAGCTCAGCGTCGCGCAGACGGTGCTGCGGGTGCACAGCCGCGTCGCGGACCTCTACAACCAGCCGATGAACCAGACCGAGCAGCAGCTGCGGCTGACCATCCAGGCGCTGCGCGAGCGCCAGGAGCAGGAGCTGATCAACAACCGCGACTTCGGGCTGCTGCACAACGCCGACCTCGCGCAGCGCATCCACACCCGCACCGGCCCGCCCACACCCGACGACATGGACGAGCTGCTGTCCACGGTGTGGAAGGAACCCAGCTTCTTCCTGGCGCACCCGCGCGCGATCGCGGCGTTCGGCCGCGAGTGCAGCCACCGCGGCCTGTACCCGCAGAACGTGGAGTTCGGCGGGCACCACTTCCCGGCGTGGCGCGGTGTGCCGCTGCTGCCCTGCAACAAGATCGGCGTGTCCGAGACGCGGTCGAGCTCGATCATGCTGCTGCGCGCGGGCGAGCAGAACCAGGGCGTGGTGGGCCTGCACCAGACCGGCATCCCGGACGAGTACCAGCCGGGCCTGTCGGTGCGGTTCATGGGGATCAACGAGAGCGCGGTGATCTCCTACCTGGTCAGCACCTACTACTCGGCGGCGGTGCTGACCCCGGACGCGCTCGGCGTGCTGGAGAACGTCGAGGTCGGGCGCGACGGCTGA
- a CDS encoding amidohydrolase, with amino-acid sequence MSDLESRYVDLHRNPELSFEEHRTAGIGAEALRAAGCEVTTGIGRTGVAGVLRNGAGPTVLLRADMDALPVREETGLSYASTRVATNSQGIEVPVAHACGHDMHVTWLLGAAESLAARRDSWSGTILFVLQPAEEAGGGARAMVEDGLFDRFGTPDVALGQHLAPMPAGHVLTRSGLAMSASDTLHVRLFGRGGHGSRPEATVDPVVLAASTVLRLQTVVSREIGATDAAVVTVGAMNAGAKENVIPDEAELQLSIRSFAEPVREKVNEAVRRIVRAESTASAAPREPEITATASYPPTVNDEAATEALTARFREEFGPDQVHDGPLITGSEDFGEFGRAAGVPSVFWFVGGIDPARFAADGTLAPGPDVPSNHSAQFAPTLHPTIDSGVRTLVTAALSYLSN; translated from the coding sequence ATGAGCGACCTGGAAAGCCGCTACGTCGACCTGCACCGCAACCCGGAGCTGTCGTTCGAGGAGCACCGGACCGCGGGCATCGGGGCGGAGGCCTTGCGCGCGGCCGGGTGCGAAGTCACCACCGGGATCGGCCGCACCGGCGTGGCCGGGGTCCTGCGCAACGGTGCCGGGCCGACCGTGCTGCTGCGCGCCGACATGGACGCGCTGCCGGTGCGGGAGGAGACCGGGCTGTCCTACGCCAGCACCCGGGTCGCGACGAATTCGCAGGGCATCGAGGTTCCGGTGGCGCACGCCTGCGGGCACGACATGCACGTCACCTGGCTGCTCGGTGCGGCGGAAAGCCTTGCCGCGAGGCGGGATTCCTGGTCCGGCACGATCTTGTTCGTGCTCCAGCCCGCGGAGGAGGCCGGCGGCGGTGCGCGCGCGATGGTCGAGGACGGGCTGTTCGACCGCTTCGGCACCCCGGACGTGGCGCTCGGCCAGCACCTCGCGCCGATGCCCGCCGGGCACGTGCTCACCCGCTCCGGCCTGGCCATGTCCGCCAGCGACACGCTGCACGTCCGGCTGTTCGGCCGCGGCGGGCACGGGTCGCGGCCGGAGGCGACGGTCGACCCGGTGGTGCTGGCGGCTTCGACGGTGCTGCGGTTGCAGACCGTGGTGTCCAGGGAGATCGGGGCGACCGACGCGGCGGTGGTGACCGTCGGCGCGATGAACGCGGGAGCCAAGGAGAACGTGATCCCGGACGAGGCGGAGCTGCAGCTGAGCATCCGCTCGTTCGCCGAACCGGTGCGGGAGAAGGTCAACGAGGCGGTGCGGCGCATCGTGCGTGCGGAGTCGACGGCGTCCGCGGCGCCGCGCGAACCGGAGATCACCGCCACGGCCTCCTACCCGCCGACGGTCAACGACGAAGCGGCGACCGAGGCGCTGACCGCGCGGTTCCGCGAGGAGTTCGGGCCGGACCAGGTGCACGACGGCCCGCTGATCACCGGCAGCGAGGACTTCGGCGAGTTCGGGCGCGCCGCCGGAGTGCCGTCGGTGTTCTGGTTCGTCGGCGGCATCGACCCGGCGCGGTTCGCCGCGGACGGCACGCTCGCTCCCGGCCCGGATGTCCCGTCGAACCACTCCGCCCAGTTCGCCCCGACGCTGCACCCCACGATCGACTCCGGCGTCCGGACCTTGGTCACCGCCGCCCTCTCCTACCTCAGCAACTGA
- a CDS encoding cyclopropane-fatty-acyl-phospholipid synthase family protein, whose product MRARQAAERIEGVLRDLVGVPLPVGVVAWDGSTAGPRSGPRVVLRRRRALRHLLFSPGELGLARAFVSGDLDVEGDLAEGLRRCWAAFREQRVDKPRFGPSAWRRMLGEAVALGAIGPRPKPPAGEARPSGALHSRRRDRSVIAHHYDTGNEFYELLLDPSMAYSCGYFTGDGGLAEAQRAKLDLICRKLGLTAGMRLLDVGCGWGSLILHAARHYGVHATGVTLSAQQAGHVQQRIEESGLCGQVHVRLQDYREVRDVEPFDAVASIEMGEHVGTDQYPIYAAALHRLARPGARVLVQQMSRAGTAPGGGAFIESYIAPDMSMVPVGRTLGLLEDAGLEIRDVEAIREHYVRTVEAWARTLDENWDAAVELVGPEQARVWRLYLAGGGLAFEENRMGVNQILAVRPTVDGRSGLPVAGRSTVLEGVR is encoded by the coding sequence TTGCGTGCTCGGCAGGCTGCGGAACGGATCGAAGGCGTGCTGCGGGACCTCGTGGGAGTGCCGTTGCCGGTTGGCGTGGTGGCCTGGGACGGCAGCACCGCCGGTCCGCGCAGCGGGCCGCGGGTGGTGCTGCGCAGGCGGCGTGCGTTGCGGCATCTGCTGTTCAGCCCGGGTGAGCTCGGTCTGGCGCGGGCGTTCGTCTCCGGCGATCTCGACGTGGAAGGGGATCTCGCGGAAGGGTTGCGCCGTTGCTGGGCGGCGTTCCGCGAGCAGCGGGTGGACAAGCCGCGGTTCGGGCCTTCGGCGTGGCGGCGGATGCTGGGCGAGGCCGTCGCGCTCGGCGCCATCGGCCCGCGGCCGAAGCCGCCCGCCGGCGAGGCCCGCCCGAGCGGTGCGCTGCACAGCCGCCGCCGGGACCGCTCGGTGATCGCGCACCACTACGACACCGGCAACGAGTTCTACGAGCTGCTGCTGGATCCGAGCATGGCCTACTCCTGCGGGTACTTCACCGGCGACGGCGGGCTCGCCGAGGCGCAGCGGGCCAAGCTCGATCTGATCTGCCGCAAGCTCGGGCTAACCGCGGGGATGCGGCTGCTGGACGTCGGTTGCGGCTGGGGTTCGCTGATCCTGCACGCCGCGCGGCACTACGGGGTGCACGCCACCGGCGTGACGCTCTCCGCGCAGCAGGCCGGGCACGTGCAGCAGCGCATCGAGGAATCGGGGCTGTGCGGCCAGGTTCACGTGCGGCTGCAGGACTACCGGGAGGTCCGGGACGTCGAGCCGTTCGACGCGGTGGCCTCGATCGAAATGGGCGAGCACGTCGGCACGGACCAGTACCCGATCTACGCGGCCGCGCTGCACCGGCTGGCGCGGCCCGGTGCGCGGGTGCTCGTCCAGCAGATGTCCCGCGCCGGGACCGCGCCCGGCGGCGGCGCGTTCATCGAGTCCTACATCGCGCCGGACATGAGCATGGTGCCGGTCGGGCGCACCCTGGGGTTGCTGGAAGACGCCGGCCTGGAGATCCGGGACGTGGAGGCGATCCGGGAGCACTACGTGCGCACCGTCGAAGCGTGGGCGCGCACGCTGGACGAGAACTGGGACGCCGCGGTCGAGCTGGTCGGGCCGGAGCAGGCCAGGGTGTGGCGGCTGTACCTGGCGGGCGGCGGACTCGCGTTCGAGGAGAACCGCATGGGAGTCAACCAGATCCTCGCCGTTCGGCCCACTGTGGACGGACGTAGCGGACTGCCCGTCGCCGGGCGTTCGACCGTGCTGGAGGGTGTGCGATGA
- a CDS encoding DUF1295 domain-containing protein, with amino-acid sequence MSPFAAAPLAALATVLASYGIARLRGRWDTIDSVWGAGFAVIALVTAPFGAGSPAGWAVVALTAVWGVRLSVHLHTRNAGKPEDRRYREMAQRYGDRVGVLMFVRVYLVQGVVLWFVSLPVQAAVAAEPALPGAAVFAVLGGLVWLIGFVFEAVGDRQLRRFKADPANENAVLDTGLWRYTRHPNYFGDACVWWGLYLLACQSFVGVATVLSPVLMTWLLARGTGKPMLERGLAERRPAYADYVARTSGFFPLPPRR; translated from the coding sequence ATGAGCCCGTTCGCCGCCGCACCGCTGGCCGCGCTGGCCACGGTCCTGGCCAGCTACGGCATCGCCCGCCTGCGCGGGCGCTGGGACACGATCGACAGCGTCTGGGGTGCCGGTTTCGCGGTGATCGCGCTGGTCACCGCGCCGTTCGGAGCCGGAAGCCCGGCCGGGTGGGCCGTCGTGGCGCTCACCGCCGTGTGGGGTGTGCGGCTGTCGGTGCACCTGCACACCCGCAACGCGGGCAAGCCGGAAGACCGCCGCTACCGGGAGATGGCGCAGCGCTACGGCGATCGCGTCGGGGTGCTGATGTTCGTGCGGGTCTACCTCGTGCAGGGCGTCGTGCTGTGGTTCGTTTCGCTGCCCGTGCAGGCCGCGGTAGCCGCCGAGCCCGCGCTGCCGGGCGCGGCGGTGTTCGCGGTGCTCGGCGGCTTGGTGTGGCTGATCGGCTTCGTCTTCGAGGCGGTCGGGGATCGGCAGCTGCGCAGGTTCAAAGCGGACCCCGCCAACGAGAACGCGGTGCTCGACACCGGGCTTTGGCGCTACACGCGGCATCCGAACTACTTCGGGGACGCTTGCGTGTGGTGGGGGCTGTACCTGCTGGCGTGCCAGAGCTTCGTCGGTGTGGCGACCGTGCTCTCACCGGTGCTGATGACGTGGCTGCTCGCGCGCGGCACCGGCAAGCCGATGCTGGAACGCGGCCTGGCCGAACGTCGTCCCGCCTACGCCGACTACGTCGCGCGCACCAGCGGGTTCTTCCCTCTCCCGCCGCGGCGGTGA
- a CDS encoding zinc-ribbon domain-containing protein yields MFILFGFRRTARRLGVLLLVCHACGGQYAAVLDRVVTKFTVFFIPLFPVRVRRTLTCTRCARTATISKAEAARLLRESPRA; encoded by the coding sequence GTGTTCATCCTTTTCGGATTTCGGCGGACCGCGCGGCGACTGGGCGTGCTGTTGCTGGTCTGCCACGCCTGCGGTGGGCAGTACGCAGCGGTGCTGGACCGGGTGGTCACGAAGTTCACGGTGTTCTTCATCCCGCTGTTCCCGGTCCGCGTCCGCCGGACGCTCACCTGCACCCGCTGCGCCCGAACGGCCACGATCTCCAAGGCCGAAGCCGCCCGGTTGCTGCGGGAGTCGCCGCGCGCCTGA
- a CDS encoding family 2B encapsulin nanocompartment shell protein — protein sequence MTREIDTADRQQTDRPALSLGTAAARNLATTTKTPPQMQGISSRWLLRKLPWVEATAGTYRVNRRLTYTLGDGRITFVNTGAHVQVVPQELRELPALRGFDDSGALGALADRFTQHEYAAGDVIAEAGQPIDRLLLVAHGKVHKLTRGQYGDDAVLGMIADGDHIGDEVLTGEDGNWRCDLKAVTACTVLALRSPVLQEIRDRTDSLRAHLEQVGSRPRKAQNKHGEAEIGINSGHSGEQLLGGTFVDYETAPREYELAVAQSILRVHTRVTDLYSTPMDQTEQQLRLTIQALRERQENDLVNSRDFGLLHNADLSQRIHTRTGPPAPDDLDELLSRRRGTKLFAAHPKAIAAFGRECNKRGVVPDTVETDGARLTGWRGVPLLPCNKIPIDESGSTSILAMRTGAEDSGVIGLHQTGIPDELEPGLNARFMNLDEHAVSSYLVSTYYSAAVLVPDALGVLEHVETTR from the coding sequence ATGACCCGCGAGATCGACACCGCAGACCGGCAGCAGACCGACCGCCCGGCGCTGAGCCTGGGCACCGCCGCGGCGCGGAACCTGGCGACCACCACCAAGACTCCGCCGCAGATGCAGGGCATCAGTTCCCGCTGGCTGCTGCGCAAGCTGCCGTGGGTGGAGGCCACCGCGGGCACGTACCGGGTGAACCGGCGGTTGACCTACACGCTCGGCGACGGGCGCATCACCTTCGTCAACACCGGCGCGCACGTGCAGGTCGTGCCGCAGGAGCTGCGGGAACTGCCCGCGCTGCGCGGATTCGACGACTCCGGCGCGCTCGGCGCGCTGGCCGACCGGTTCACCCAGCACGAGTACGCCGCGGGCGACGTGATCGCCGAGGCGGGCCAGCCGATCGACCGGCTGCTGCTGGTCGCGCACGGCAAGGTGCACAAGCTCACCCGCGGCCAGTACGGCGACGACGCGGTGCTCGGCATGATCGCCGACGGCGACCACATCGGCGACGAGGTGCTGACCGGCGAGGACGGCAACTGGCGGTGCGATCTCAAAGCCGTCACCGCGTGCACGGTGCTGGCGCTGCGTTCCCCGGTGCTGCAGGAGATCCGCGACCGCACGGATTCGCTGCGGGCACATCTGGAGCAGGTCGGGTCGCGGCCGCGCAAGGCGCAGAACAAGCACGGCGAGGCCGAGATCGGCATCAACTCGGGGCATTCCGGGGAACAGCTGCTCGGCGGCACCTTCGTCGACTACGAGACCGCGCCGCGCGAGTACGAACTGGCCGTCGCGCAAAGCATCCTGCGGGTGCACACGCGGGTCACCGACCTCTACAGCACGCCGATGGACCAGACCGAGCAGCAGCTGCGGCTGACCATCCAGGCGCTGCGCGAACGCCAGGAGAACGACCTGGTCAACAGCCGCGATTTCGGACTGCTGCACAACGCCGACCTCTCGCAGCGGATCCACACCCGCACCGGCCCGCCCGCGCCGGACGACCTGGACGAGCTGCTGTCCCGGCGGCGCGGGACGAAGCTGTTCGCCGCGCATCCCAAGGCGATCGCGGCGTTCGGCCGCGAGTGCAACAAGCGCGGCGTGGTGCCGGACACCGTCGAAACCGACGGCGCGCGGTTGACCGGCTGGCGCGGAGTTCCGCTGCTGCCGTGCAACAAGATTCCGATCGACGAGTCCGGGAGCACCTCGATCCTGGCGATGCGCACCGGCGCCGAGGACAGCGGCGTGATCGGTCTGCACCAGACCGGCATCCCGGACGAGCTCGAGCCGGGCCTGAACGCGCGGTTCATGAACCTCGACGAGCACGCGGTGAGCTCCTACCTGGTCAGCACCTACTACTCGGCGGCGGTGCTGGTGCCGGACGCGCTCGGGGTGCTCGAACACGTCGAGACCACGCGGTGA
- a CDS encoding alpha/beta fold hydrolase, whose amino-acid sequence MQSPKLRVLRSRADTPGTIVLVLHGGRATSHAPARGHQLAYLRMRAVARSLHSAGAGCSAQVWLLRNRFRGWNEPDLDAVADARWALERIQREHPQAGIVLVGHSLGGRVALRLTGEPGVRGVCALAPWVEQDEPVEQLRGKPVLIAHGDEDRVTSAAASADYAVRARRQPDAPAVTYRRVPRSGHAMLRRRPEWNALTRRFVRALLAGEEPVR is encoded by the coding sequence ATGCAATCCCCCAAGCTGCGGGTCCTGCGCTCCCGCGCGGACACCCCCGGCACGATCGTGCTGGTGCTGCACGGCGGGCGGGCCACCAGCCACGCCCCCGCACGCGGCCACCAGCTCGCCTACCTGCGGATGCGTGCCGTGGCGCGGTCGCTGCACAGCGCAGGCGCCGGCTGCTCCGCGCAGGTGTGGTTGCTGCGCAACCGCTTCCGGGGCTGGAACGAACCGGACCTGGACGCCGTCGCGGACGCGCGCTGGGCGCTGGAGCGGATCCAGCGGGAGCACCCGCAGGCCGGGATCGTGCTGGTCGGGCACTCCCTCGGCGGCCGGGTCGCGCTTCGGCTCACGGGCGAGCCCGGTGTGCGCGGGGTCTGCGCGCTGGCTCCGTGGGTCGAGCAGGACGAACCGGTCGAGCAGTTGCGCGGAAAGCCGGTGCTGATCGCGCACGGCGACGAGGACCGGGTGACCTCCGCGGCCGCGTCGGCCGACTACGCGGTGCGCGCGCGGCGGCAACCGGACGCGCCAGCGGTGACCTACCGGCGAGTTCCCCGCTCGGGGCACGCCATGCTCCGGCGCAGGCCCGAATGGAACGCGTTGACCAGGCGGTTCGTCCGCGCGCTGCTCGCGGGCGAGGAGCCGGTGCGATGA